The Candidatus Zixiibacteriota bacterium genome window below encodes:
- a CDS encoding DUF3473 domain-containing protein, whose product MQNAITIDVEDWFCVEAFRDKFPLKSWPKQKTRILSNIVRTLEILDEYDVKATFFILGWVAETFPEIVSHLYERGHEIGSHSFAHRLVYKLTPEEFRVDTQKSLEAIQKVIDIPVRGYRAPSFSIRPADRWVWEILCDLGFNYDSSVFPVNHDIYGSPDFPRFGHTIELEDGRKILEIPPSTIRILGKNIGVGGGGYLRLFPYWFTEWSIKKLNNAGFPAIIYFHPWELDSHQPRLDVSARSRFRHYTNLKTTEIKLRKLLKKFSFAPMRDVFKIGPKQTVSE is encoded by the coding sequence ATGCAAAACGCGATTACGATCGATGTCGAAGACTGGTTCTGCGTAGAGGCTTTTCGGGACAAGTTTCCGTTAAAAAGCTGGCCAAAACAGAAAACCAGGATATTGTCCAATATAGTCCGTACTCTTGAGATCCTCGATGAGTACGATGTCAAGGCGACTTTCTTTATCCTCGGCTGGGTGGCAGAAACATTTCCGGAGATAGTCAGTCACCTGTATGAACGAGGTCATGAGATCGGCTCTCATAGTTTCGCCCACAGGCTGGTCTATAAGCTGACCCCGGAGGAATTTCGGGTTGATACCCAGAAATCGCTCGAAGCAATTCAGAAAGTTATCGATATCCCGGTTCGAGGTTATCGTGCTCCCTCCTTTTCGATTCGTCCCGCTGACCGCTGGGTCTGGGAGATTCTGTGCGACCTCGGCTTCAACTATGACTCCTCTGTTTTTCCGGTCAATCACGATATCTACGGTTCACCGGATTTCCCGCGCTTCGGGCATACGATCGAACTCGAGGACGGCCGTAAAATACTCGAGATTCCCCCTTCCACGATCAGGATTCTCGGTAAAAACATCGGGGTGGGCGGAGGAGGATACCTGAGGCTGTTTCCGTACTGGTTCACGGAATGGAGTATCAAAAAGCTCAATAATGCCGGTTTTCCGGCAATCATATACTTCCATCCATGGGAACTGGATAGTCATCAGCCACGGCTGGATGTCTCCGCCAGGAGTCGTTTCCGCCATTACACGAACCTGAAAACGACGGAAATTAAGTTGCGAAAACTGCTTAAAAAGTTTTCCTTTGCAC